In the genome of Mycobacterium kansasii ATCC 12478, one region contains:
- a CDS encoding lysophospholipid acyltransferase family protein, with product MWYYLFKYVFMGPLFILLGRPKIEGLENIPSSGPAILASNHLAVADSFYLPLVVRRRITFLAKAEYFTGTGLKGWINRWFYSVSGQVPIDRTNADAAQAALETAEGLLRRGKLLGMYPEGTRSPDGRLYKGKTGLARLALHTGVPVIPVAMIGTNVVNPPGKKMLRFGRVTVRFGKPMDFTRFEGLAGNHFIERAVTDEVMYELMGLSGQEYVDIYAASVKGGSNGAGAHPGPKDAARIPETAAG from the coding sequence ATGTGGTACTACCTTTTCAAGTACGTTTTCATGGGCCCGCTGTTTATCTTGCTCGGCCGGCCGAAAATCGAAGGCTTAGAAAACATTCCGAGTTCCGGGCCGGCAATCCTCGCCAGTAACCACCTTGCCGTGGCGGACAGCTTCTACCTTCCGTTGGTAGTCCGCCGCCGGATCACGTTTCTGGCAAAGGCCGAATACTTCACCGGCACCGGGCTCAAGGGCTGGATCAACCGCTGGTTCTACAGCGTCTCCGGACAGGTGCCCATCGACCGCACCAACGCCGACGCCGCACAGGCCGCCCTGGAAACCGCGGAGGGCTTGCTGCGCCGGGGCAAGCTGCTGGGCATGTACCCCGAAGGCACCCGGTCGCCCGACGGTCGCCTCTACAAGGGAAAGACCGGCCTGGCGCGGCTGGCGCTGCACACCGGGGTTCCGGTGATTCCGGTGGCGATGATCGGCACCAATGTCGTCAACCCGCCGGGCAAGAAGATGTTGCGGTTCGGCCGGGTGACCGTTCGTTTCGGCAAGCCGATGGATTTCACCCGGTTCGAGGGGCTGGCCGGCAACCACTTCATCGAACGGGCCGTCACCGACGAGGTGATGTACGAGCTGATGGGGCTTTCCGGTCAGGAGTACGTCGATATCTACGCAGCCAGCGTCAAAGGCGGCA
- a CDS encoding ArsA family ATPase: MSESSEFRASAPARISLFVGKGGVGKSTLAAATAVCDSGAGQRVLLVSTDQAHSLGDVLGISVPPTGRGEPVRVLADLETGRSGSDGGFLDALALDTLALLEDRWRDVVDALDRRFPGSELSSVAPEELSALPGIQEVLGLHAVGELATSGRWDRVVVDCASTADALRMLTLPATFGLYVERAWPRHRRLAIDDNRSAALVELLERTSASVDRLSALLTDGDLVGAHLVLTPERVVAAEAARTLGSLALMGIRVEELLINQVLVRDETYEYRSLPDHPAFYWYAERISEQRAVLQELDATIGDLALVLVPHLSGEPIGPKALGGLLDSARRRRGSAPPGPLRPIVDLESGSGLESVYRLRLALPQLDPGSLSLGRADDDLIIRAGGVRRRVRLASVLRRCTVLDAQLRGSELTVRFRPNPEVWPT, encoded by the coding sequence CTGAGTGAGTCCAGTGAATTCCGGGCGTCAGCCCCGGCCCGGATCAGTCTCTTCGTCGGTAAAGGCGGGGTAGGAAAATCCACACTAGCGGCCGCCACCGCGGTTTGCGATTCCGGTGCTGGACAGCGAGTGCTGCTGGTATCCACCGACCAGGCGCACTCGCTGGGTGATGTGCTTGGCATCTCGGTGCCGCCGACCGGCCGGGGTGAGCCGGTCCGCGTTCTCGCCGATCTCGAAACCGGGCGATCCGGGTCCGACGGCGGTTTCCTCGACGCCTTGGCGCTGGACACCTTGGCGCTGCTCGAGGATCGATGGCGAGACGTCGTCGACGCCCTGGACCGGCGATTCCCCGGTTCCGAGCTGAGTAGCGTTGCGCCAGAGGAACTCTCGGCGTTGCCCGGGATTCAGGAGGTGCTCGGGCTGCACGCCGTCGGCGAGCTTGCCACCAGCGGACGTTGGGATCGCGTCGTCGTCGACTGCGCCTCGACCGCGGATGCGCTGCGAATGTTGACGCTGCCGGCGACCTTCGGGCTGTACGTGGAGCGTGCGTGGCCGCGGCATCGCAGGCTCGCCATCGACGACAACCGATCCGCCGCGCTGGTGGAGTTGCTGGAGCGCACCAGCGCCAGCGTGGACCGGCTCAGCGCCTTGTTGACCGACGGTGACCTGGTCGGCGCCCATCTGGTGCTGACCCCGGAGCGGGTGGTAGCCGCCGAGGCAGCCCGCACACTGGGTTCATTGGCGCTGATGGGGATACGCGTCGAAGAGCTGCTGATCAATCAGGTCCTAGTCCGGGACGAGACCTACGAGTACCGCAGTCTTCCCGACCACCCCGCCTTCTACTGGTATGCCGAACGCATCTCCGAGCAACGCGCCGTCCTACAAGAACTCGACGCCACCATCGGTGACCTGGCGCTGGTGCTGGTTCCGCACCTGTCCGGCGAGCCGATCGGCCCGAAGGCGCTGGGCGGTCTGCTCGACAGTGCCCGCCGACGCCGAGGCTCGGCGCCGCCGGGCCCGCTGCGCCCTATTGTGGACCTGGAATCCGGGTCGGGGCTTGAGTCGGTATATCGTCTGCGGCTAGCGTTGCCCCAGCTCGATCCAGGTTCGCTATCGTTGGGCCGCGCAGACGACGACCTGATCATCCGTGCCGGCGGGGTGCGGCGCAGAGTTCGATTGGCGTCCGTACTGCGCAGATGCACGGTGCTGGACGCGCAACTGCGGGGCAGCGAGCTGACCGTTCGATTTCGACCCAATCCGGAGGTGTGGCCGACGTGA